The following coding sequences lie in one Rutidosis leptorrhynchoides isolate AG116_Rl617_1_P2 chromosome 4, CSIRO_AGI_Rlap_v1, whole genome shotgun sequence genomic window:
- the LOC139844249 gene encoding uncharacterized protein produces MQQRNSGKRRPSGTDGSDFSYRMVVDNRYTKVAKGKSTLSKILIIQAVVLLVGVLNMLFTLLTNKRLETLAAASTSLTFISIMIGELGRKRSRVNLLKFYIAASTIGVLGSIVAIFLSDSQVKVFNDLSIWETEKVLLLKIACVSIGLFVQIYSVTATISLIGNMSPPKRAS; encoded by the exons ATGCAGCAGAGAAATTCCGGCAAACGCCGGCCGTCAGGAACCGATGGCTCCGATTTCTCATACAGAATGGTTGTGGATAACC GATATACAAAGGTTGCCAAAGGGAAATCAACTCTCTCCAAAATTCTCATCATTcag GCAGTAGTACTATTAGTAGGAGTACTTAATATGCTATTTACATTGTTAACAAATAAGCGTCTTGAAACATTAGCTGCTGCATCTACTTCTTTAACTTTCATCTCAATCATGATTGGAGAATTAG gtcGAAAGCGTAGCAGAGTGAACCTTTTAAAGTTTTATATTGCAGCATCAACTATAGGAGTACTTGGATCAATTGTAGCCATATTTTTAAGCGATAGTCAAGTTAAG GTTTTTAATGATCTAAGTATTTGGGAGACGGAGAAAGTTCTTCTATTGAAGATTGCTTGTGTTTCTATTG GGCTGTTTGTACAAATATATTCGGTCACTGCAACAATTTCTCTGATCGGGAATATGTCTCCCCCAAAAAGAGCTTCTTAA